In one Nicotiana tomentosiformis chromosome 6, ASM39032v3, whole genome shotgun sequence genomic region, the following are encoded:
- the LOC104100762 gene encoding uncharacterized protein, whose product MGYLYEAMDRAKEAIQASFTDEQKYAKVFQIIDARLSEQLHRPLHTAGLILNPSLFYDQHENNSMAREVWTEFHKVVIKLTPDEDLQEKIVDQLAIYKAAEGLFKLRLAIKQRKTKLPVEWWDPYGVETPDLQTFAIRVLSLTCSSSGCERNWSVFEHIHTKKRNRLTLKRLHNLVFIKYNRALRRRYNHRNLIDPILLDNIDEANEWLPRVPENCEDEEVFEGDSNFAWGDVAVASGVGENPYGLRWNTSSSSSIRKGKSVATTSRSLSLIDEDESDHEEEEEGGEEDDEQYEDNRGIQDFDNLEEEQEE is encoded by the exons ATGGGCTACCTCTATGAAGCTATGGATAGGGCCAAGGAGGCTATTCAAGCATCATTCACTGATGAGCAGAAATATGCAAAGGTCTTTCAGATCATTGATGCAAGATTGAGTGAGCAACTTCATAGACCTTTGCATACAGCTGGACTTATTCTGAACCCGTCACTCTTTTATGATCAGCATGAGAATAATTCAATGGCTAGAGAAGTGTGGACAGAATTCCATAAGGTTGTTATCAAGTTGACCCCAGATGAAGACTTGCAAGAAAAGATAGTAGATCAGCTTGCTATTTACAAGGCAGCTGAAGGACTTTTTAAGCTCCGACTTGCTATTAAACAAAGAAAGACGAAATTGCCAG TTGAGTGGTGGGACCCATATGGTGTAGAGACTCCGGATTTACAAACTTTCGCCATCAGAGTTCTAAGTTTAACTTGTAGCTCATCCGGATGTGAAAGGAACTGGAGCGTTTTTGAACAC ATTCATACAAAGAAGAGGAATCGACTAACCTTGAAGCGCCTCCATAATCTAGTGTTCATAAAATACAATAGAGCATTGAGGCGTCGCTACAACCACCGCAATCTAATTGATCCAATTCTTTTGGACAATATTGATGAGGCTAATGAGTGGCTACCCAGAGTCCCCGAAAATTGTGAAGATGAAGAAGTATTTGAAGGCGACTCTAATTTCGCTTGGGGTGATGTTGCGGTTGCTAGTGGAGTTGGGGAGAATCCTTATGGTTTAAGGTGGAATACTTCAAGTTCAAGCTCGATTAGGAAGGGAAAAAGTGTGGCTACTACAAGTCGATCCCTGTCCCTAATTGATGAAGATGAAAGTGATCATGAAGAGGAAGAGGAGGGAGGGGAGGAAGATGACGAGCAATATGAAGATAATAGAGGAATTCAAGATTTTGAcaatcttgaagaagaacaagaagagtaG
- the LOC138894841 gene encoding uncharacterized protein, translating to MSQRSKDKDPAWRYGDRVNEKITNIVCKFCNKITTGGIYRFKFHLIGGDRNVTSCPKCPPEVRDEIKNFVEKKKEQKNQMSHQPLVTNLDDDGDDDIEELSLPTKRGRDAISSSHGSTGTSRTKGPIDCYFPKKPEGKSGGKDVQKIAKDILRDRAVRAFARWVYDAGLPFNCVNYTDTFGDFIEAVGQYGPGMKPPTYHEIRGPYLNKEVEETNKIVEEHKVAWNKYGCSIMMNKWTARTGKMIINLLVNSPKGCLFLESIDASDSSTDHIKMFTIFRTPLKRLAQAKLFKWSLIMRVKM from the coding sequence atgtcTCAAAGATCGAAAGATAAAGACCCGGCTTGGCGATATGGCGATAGAGTTAATGAGAAGATTACAAATATTGTATGCAAGTTTTGTAACAAGATTACAACGGGTGGAATTTATCGCTTTAAATTCCATCTTATTGGTGGCGATAGAAACGTCACAAGTTGTCCGAAATGTCCACCAGAGGTGAGGGATGAAATAAAGAATTTTGTTGAGAAGAAGAAGGAGCAAAAAAATCAAATGAGTCATCAACCATTGGTGACCAATcttgatgatgatggtgatgatgataTTGAAGAATTGTCACTTCCAACAAAACGGGGAAGAGATGCAATCTCTTCAAGCCATGGATCGACGGGTACGAGTAGGACTAAAGGTCCTATAGATTGCTATTTCCCAAAGAAGCCGGAAGGAAAGAGCGGTGGAAAAGATGTACAAAAAATTGCTAAGGACATTTTGAGGGATCGTGCAGTTAGAGCTTTTGCACGATGGGTCTATGATGCTGGGCTCCCCTTCAATTGTGTCAACTATACTGACACTTTTGGAGACTTTATTGAGGCCGTTGGTCAATACGGACCTGGAATGAAGCCTCCCACTTATCATGAAATCAGAGGTCCTTATCTAAATAAGGAAGTGGAGGAGACTAATAAAATTGTGGAGGAACATAAAGTTGCGTGGAACAAGTATGGCTGCTCCATTATGATGAATAAGTGGACGGCAAGAACTGGGAAAATGATTATTAACTTGTTGGTGAATTCTCCTAAGGGATGTTTGTTTCTTGAGTCCATTGATGCTAGCGACTCATCCACTGACCACATCAAAATGTTCACCATTTTCAGAACACCATTGAAAAGATTGGCCCAAGCAAAGTTGTTCAAGTGGTCACTGATAATGCGAGTGAAAATGTGA